CAACCAGGACACTGGCGTCGCTGAAGCACCCAGTGAACGCGATTCCCGACTCAGCGCCTTCGGAGCCGTGAGTAGCGTCCTACCGCACTGCACCGAGACTCGTTGTTGTTTCACGTGAAACATGGCCTGTCCGGGCGAACCTCATGCGTGAGCCGACACTACCTTTTCGGATCAGCCGATCAAGAGGTAGTGCCCACCAAAGAAGGCCACTCTGACGGCAGAGTTTCACGTGAAACGACAATGTCCTCAGCGCACGTGGGCACGGACGACCCGGGTCGTCTCGGGAAGCAGTCCCTCGCCCAGAACCTCGACGCGAACGTCGGAGAGTGTGAACTTCGCGATCTGCTTCCGCGCCGCCTCGATCTCGTTCGCGGCGTTCATGCCCTTCAAGAGGGCGAGTTCACCACCATCGCGCACCAGCGGAGCCGTCAGTGGAATCAAGGTACGCAGCGCGCTCACCGCGCGAGCCGTGACGACGTCGAAGGCACCCTTCGCACGGACGTCCTCCGCACGCGCACGGAGGATGGTGACGTTCGAGAGCTCGAGATCGTTCACCTGCTCCGTCAACCAGTTGATCCGACGCTCCATCGGCTCGACCAGTGTCCACGACACATCGGGGCGGGCGATGGCGAGCACCAGACCGGGCAGTCCGGCCCCAGACCCGATGTCCGCCACGGAACCATGGAAGAGCGGTGCGGCGATCGCGCTGTTCAGGATGTGACGGGTCCACAGGCGGGGCAGTTCGAGCGGCCCGATCAGACCCCGCTCCTCCCCCTCACGGGCGAGGGAGTCCGTGAACCGCCGAGCGATCTCCAGGCGGTCTCCGAAAAGATCGGCAGCGACAGCCGGCTCCTGCTCGACGGTCTTCTCGCCGGAATCGTTCGTCTCAGACACCCGCCCGTACTCGCCTTCGGTACGTCAGTGACGACGCAGGACCGTGTGACGGTCCGCGCCCTCGCCGTACGACTCGGAGACGAGCCCTCGCTCGGCAGCGATGTCGTGGACCAGCTTGCGCTCGTAGCTCGACATCGCCGGCAGCGACGCCTGCGACGAGCCCTCATCGAGCTTGGCGGCCGCCGCCTCGACCAGGGTCACGAGCTGCCGGCGGCGCGTGTCGCGGGATCCTCCGATGTCGAGGATGAGACGCGAGAACGAGCCAGTCTTGTTCTGCACGGCGAGACGCGTGAGCTCCTGCAGCGCCTGCACCGTGTCCGGAGCGGAGAGCAGCGCGAGGCCGTCACCCTCGGCCTCGACCGAGACGTAGGCACGCCCCTGCCGGACATCGAGGTTCAGGTCGCCGTCGATGTCGGCGATGTCGAGCAGCTCCTCGAGGTAATCCGCGGCGACATCGCCTTCGTTCTCGAGCTGCGCCACAGTGGGCTCGGTGCTCCCGGTCACGACCTCACTCATGACGCGTTCCCCTTCTTCTTCGCGCGCTTCTTGCCGACCGGCTGCTGTCGCTTCGGTGCCTCAGCCTTCGCCTTCTCGGCCTGCTCCAGCAGACGCTGCTGCTCTGCCTCGTACACCGACATCGGCACGACCTTGCCCGAGGAATCGATGGCCTTGCCCTTACGCGCCAGACGCTCTTCGCGCGCCTTCGCCGCCTCCGAGCCCGGGGTGGGCATCTCACGGATGACGAGGAACTGCTGGCCCATGGTCCAGAGGTTCGAGATGAACCAGTACACGACGACACCGAGCGGGAAGAAGACACCGGAGAAGATGAAGCCCAGCGGCAGCACGTAGAGCATGATCTTCTGCATCTGGTACGCCTGGCCGGTCTTGGCCTCCGGCGAGAGGTTCTTCGAGATGATCTGCAGCTGGGTGAAGAACTGCGACGCGATCATCAGGACGACCAGGGTGACGAGGATGATGATCGCCGTGACGTTCTGCGCATCGATGGCGTTGCCCAGCGTCTCGTGCAGCGAAGCGACGCCGAAGAGCTTCGCGTCGTAGAACTCCTTCGTGAGCTCCGGGCTCAGCAGGCCGACGCCACCCACGTTGTCGCGGGCGTGCTTGCTGACGTCGCTCAGCACGCTGTAGAGCGAGAAGAAGATCGGCATCTGCACGAGCAGCGGCAGACAGCTCGACATCGGCGTCGTGCCGTGCTTCTTGTACAGCGCCATCGTCTCGCGGCTCATCGCCTCACGAGAGAGCTGATCCTTCTTGCCGCGGTACTTCTCCTGAACTTTCCGCAGTTCAGGAGCGATTTCCATCATCTTGCGCTGGCTCTTGATCTGCTTCACGAACAGCGGGATGAGCGCTGCACGGACCACGATCACGAGGCCGACGATCGAGAGGACCCAGGTGATGCCCGAGGCCGCAGGAAGACCGACGGCGGTCAGCAGCCAATGCCAGGCGACGAGGATGAGCTCGACGACCCACTTCAGCGGCCACAGGATCGTGCCGAGCAGGTCGAATCCGCCGGATGCCGGCTCCGGGCTGGGGGTGGCACTGGCGAACAGAAGGTCAAGACCCACCGATCAGTCCTTTCGGGAGGGGACGACGAAACCGTGTGCGGTCAGGTCGTAGCGGAAGTGTCGGTGCGGTGTGACGTCGTCGACGCCTCCGCGAGACCAGGGATTGCAGCGGAGGATGCGCCACGCCGAGAGCAGAGCCCCCCGCACGGCGCCGTGCTGCTGCACCGCACCTACAGCGTAGGCGGAACAGGAGGGATAGTACGCACACACGTCCCCGTACATCGGCGAGACCACCCTGCGGTACCCCGCCAGGAAGGCGAGCACGGCGTTGCGCGGCAGGAGCGGGATGCTGCGAAGCACGTCGCGCCCGTGCATCTCCCCCGTCCCCACCGACGAGGCCGGCAACGCGGTCATGAGGCGGCCTCGGCCGGTGCGAGCCGCGCCAGGCAACGATGCACATCGCTGCGAAGCTCCGCGTAGGAGGCGGTCGCGGACGCAGGAAGGGCACGGATGACGACATCCGTGCCCTGAGGAACACGCGGGAGCGCCTCCGCACAGACGGCTTTGAGTCGCCGACGGACGGTGTTGCGCACCACGGCCGTGCCCACCTGCTTGCTGATGATGAAGCCGAACCGCGCGGCCCTGCTCTCGCCCGTCGCCAGCATGGAGGTGAGGACGCGGGCCCCGCCACAACGCGATCCGCGTCGAACGACCAGTCGGTAGTCGCTCCCGCGGGTCAAACGGAACGGGCGGGCGAGCACAGCTGCTTACGCGGAGAGCTCGGTACGGCCCTTCGCGCGGCGTGCCGAGAGGATGGCACGGCCGGCGCGGGTACGCATGCGGGCACGGAAGCCGTGCTTCTTGGCGCGACGACGG
This genomic stretch from Microbacterium sp. Nx66 harbors:
- the rsmG gene encoding 16S rRNA (guanine(527)-N(7))-methyltransferase RsmG; this encodes MSETNDSGEKTVEQEPAVAADLFGDRLEIARRFTDSLAREGEERGLIGPLELPRLWTRHILNSAIAAPLFHGSVADIGSGAGLPGLVLAIARPDVSWTLVEPMERRINWLTEQVNDLELSNVTILRARAEDVRAKGAFDVVTARAVSALRTLIPLTAPLVRDGGELALLKGMNAANEIEAARKQIAKFTLSDVRVEVLGEGLLPETTRVVRAHVR
- a CDS encoding Jag family protein — encoded protein: MSEVVTGSTEPTVAQLENEGDVAADYLEELLDIADIDGDLNLDVRQGRAYVSVEAEGDGLALLSAPDTVQALQELTRLAVQNKTGSFSRLILDIGGSRDTRRRQLVTLVEAAAAKLDEGSSQASLPAMSSYERKLVHDIAAERGLVSESYGEGADRHTVLRRH
- the yidC gene encoding membrane protein insertase YidC, with amino-acid sequence MGLDLLFASATPSPEPASGGFDLLGTILWPLKWVVELILVAWHWLLTAVGLPAASGITWVLSIVGLVIVVRAALIPLFVKQIKSQRKMMEIAPELRKVQEKYRGKKDQLSREAMSRETMALYKKHGTTPMSSCLPLLVQMPIFFSLYSVLSDVSKHARDNVGGVGLLSPELTKEFYDAKLFGVASLHETLGNAIDAQNVTAIIILVTLVVLMIASQFFTQLQIISKNLSPEAKTGQAYQMQKIMLYVLPLGFIFSGVFFPLGVVVYWFISNLWTMGQQFLVIREMPTPGSEAAKAREERLARKGKAIDSSGKVVPMSVYEAEQQRLLEQAEKAKAEAPKRQQPVGKKRAKKKGNAS
- the yidD gene encoding membrane protein insertion efficiency factor YidD codes for the protein MTALPASSVGTGEMHGRDVLRSIPLLPRNAVLAFLAGYRRVVSPMYGDVCAYYPSCSAYAVGAVQQHGAVRGALLSAWRILRCNPWSRGGVDDVTPHRHFRYDLTAHGFVVPSRKD
- the rnpA gene encoding ribonuclease P protein component codes for the protein MLARPFRLTRGSDYRLVVRRGSRCGGARVLTSMLATGESRAARFGFIISKQVGTAVVRNTVRRRLKAVCAEALPRVPQGTDVVIRALPASATASYAELRSDVHRCLARLAPAEAAS
- the rpmH gene encoding 50S ribosomal protein L34, with translation MSKRTFQPNNRRRAKKHGFRARMRTRAGRAILSARRAKGRTELSA